One window from the genome of Jeotgalibaca sp. MA1X17-3 encodes:
- a CDS encoding amino acid racemase encodes MKKFFSILGGMGTLATESFIHQLNKKTNAYVDQDYLNYVLFNHATIPDRTAYIMDSTKESPLQFLLEDLEQQKLLHPQFIVLACNTAHYFYDELQAAIDIPILHMPRETVKELKKKMKKGKVAVLATEGTICSGVYEKELQESGFEVYIPDRALQEKVNNLIYRDVKKYGFLNTELYLDILQQTKEAGCQAVLLGCTELSLLYDVEGMIEPCLIVDAQSTLVDRTIEWAHSY; translated from the coding sequence ATGAAGAAATTTTTCTCGATTTTAGGTGGCATGGGAACGCTAGCGACTGAAAGTTTTATTCATCAACTGAATAAAAAAACCAATGCATATGTAGATCAAGACTATTTGAATTATGTGTTGTTTAACCATGCGACTATTCCTGATCGGACTGCTTATATAATGGATTCTACAAAAGAAAGTCCTCTTCAGTTTTTGCTAGAGGATTTGGAACAACAGAAACTTTTACATCCACAATTTATCGTCTTAGCCTGTAATACGGCTCATTATTTTTATGATGAATTACAAGCAGCTATTGATATTCCCATTTTGCATATGCCTAGGGAAACGGTGAAAGAATTAAAGAAAAAAATGAAAAAAGGCAAAGTAGCCGTTCTAGCAACAGAGGGAACCATTTGTTCAGGCGTCTATGAAAAAGAATTACAAGAGAGCGGATTTGAAGTATATATTCCAGACCGTGCTTTGCAAGAAAAGGTGAACAACCTCATTTATCGAGATGTAAAAAAATATGGTTTTCTTAATACGGAACTATATTTGGATATTCTACAACAAACAAAAGAAGCAGGGTGTCAAGCAGTCCTCTTGGGCTGTACGGAGCTGTCTCTTCTATATGATGTAGAAGGAATGATCGAACCTTGTTTAATAGTAGATGCTCAGAGTACTTTAGTAGATCGAACGATTGAATGGGCTCATTCGTATTAG
- a CDS encoding glycoside hydrolase family 2 TIM barrel-domain containing protein, with translation MRIKKSLNQDWSFTKEQATMDTLKDIETFESVKIPHTWNNLDGQDGGLDYYRGVCWYKKELDLGEEAIGKRVYLEFEGSNSITDVYVNGKKATHHEGGFSTFRVELTPFLLENEVNELAVSVDNRANDYIYPQMADFTFFGGIYRAVNLILVEDSHFDLEYYGSKGVKVTPDLKDQTATIRTEYFVTNPKENQTLKCTIYTHDNQVVSTQTASVLEKEISITVENPHLWNGVKDPYLYKMDVILKSNDHVLDNVSVKFGIRNFHVDPEQGFFLNGESYPLRGVSRHQDREDMGWALTGKEHKEDMEYIAEVGANTIRLAHYQHDSYFYDLCDEYGMVVWAEIPFISSFMENGYQNTITQMKELVIQNDHHPSICFWGISNEISMGGEPDILQQNLRELNDLTHELDPTRLTTIANASMTKFDSEHNFITDIVAYNHYYGWYGGSVEDNGTWFDSYHESNPNRAIGLSEYGAEGILAYHNHDPKIRDYSEEYQAYYHEQMLEMFETRPYIWATHVWNMFDFAADGRDEGGVKGRNNKGLMTHDRSTKKDSFFVYKAYWTTEPFVHICSRRFIDRPEENTPVKVYSNCDSVTLLVDNQEVDTVTAHKIFAFPTVPLAMGENTITAIGYKNGEEQFIESITLNRVTEPNPDYTVKDEAEGEGADNWFVEKEDGTVGFFEFPEGFFSIHDTIEEITATDEGMDFMLSLLSTTPIQGNQKELLDYLKGYTVKALLKLTSGDGAKPETLLMINEALNKLPKAPQNK, from the coding sequence ATGAGAATTAAAAAAAGTTTAAACCAAGATTGGTCGTTTACGAAAGAACAAGCAACGATGGACACACTAAAAGACATCGAAACCTTTGAATCTGTGAAGATTCCCCACACCTGGAATAATCTAGATGGTCAAGATGGTGGTCTAGATTATTATAGAGGAGTTTGCTGGTATAAAAAAGAGTTGGACCTAGGTGAAGAAGCAATAGGTAAACGAGTTTACTTAGAGTTTGAAGGTTCAAATAGTATTACAGATGTATATGTAAATGGTAAAAAAGCAACCCATCATGAAGGTGGATTTTCAACGTTTCGCGTTGAGCTTACTCCATTTTTATTGGAGAATGAAGTAAATGAATTGGCAGTTAGCGTAGATAATCGTGCCAATGATTATATTTATCCTCAAATGGCTGATTTCACTTTCTTTGGTGGAATTTACCGGGCTGTCAACTTGATTCTAGTAGAAGATAGTCATTTTGATTTAGAGTATTATGGTTCAAAAGGAGTCAAAGTTACACCTGATCTAAAGGATCAAACGGCAACGATTAGAACCGAATATTTTGTTACGAATCCAAAAGAAAATCAAACACTCAAATGTACGATTTACACACATGACAATCAAGTCGTTTCAACACAAACGGCTTCTGTATTAGAAAAAGAAATTTCGATTACCGTTGAAAACCCTCATTTATGGAACGGAGTAAAAGATCCTTATTTATATAAAATGGACGTTATATTGAAGTCAAACGACCACGTGTTAGATAATGTTTCTGTAAAGTTTGGAATTCGAAATTTCCACGTAGACCCTGAGCAAGGCTTTTTCTTGAATGGAGAAAGTTATCCCCTTCGAGGAGTTTCTCGTCATCAAGACCGTGAAGATATGGGCTGGGCTCTTACTGGAAAAGAACATAAAGAAGACATGGAGTACATTGCAGAAGTAGGCGCAAACACGATTCGTCTTGCACACTATCAACACGATTCTTATTTCTACGATTTGTGTGATGAATATGGAATGGTCGTATGGGCAGAAATACCATTTATCTCTAGTTTCATGGAAAATGGTTATCAAAATACGATTACTCAAATGAAAGAATTAGTCATTCAAAACGATCATCATCCTTCTATTTGTTTCTGGGGAATTTCCAATGAAATCAGTATGGGTGGAGAGCCAGATATCTTACAGCAGAACTTGAGAGAGCTGAATGACTTGACTCATGAGTTAGACCCAACTCGTCTAACAACCATTGCCAATGCTTCTATGACGAAGTTTGATTCTGAACATAACTTTATTACTGATATCGTTGCTTATAATCATTACTATGGATGGTATGGTGGCTCTGTAGAAGATAATGGGACTTGGTTTGATTCCTATCACGAAAGTAACCCTAATCGAGCAATTGGTTTGTCAGAATACGGAGCAGAAGGAATTCTCGCTTATCACAATCATGATCCGAAAATACGAGACTACTCAGAAGAATATCAAGCCTATTACCATGAACAGATGCTAGAAATGTTTGAAACCAGACCATATATTTGGGCTACTCATGTCTGGAATATGTTTGACTTTGCAGCAGATGGACGTGATGAAGGTGGAGTAAAAGGAAGAAATAATAAAGGACTCATGACCCATGATCGCTCTACGAAAAAAGATTCCTTCTTTGTTTATAAAGCTTATTGGACTACGGAACCTTTTGTACACATTTGTAGCCGTCGCTTTATCGACCGTCCAGAAGAAAACACTCCTGTTAAAGTCTATTCGAACTGTGATTCGGTTACTTTACTAGTCGACAATCAAGAAGTAGATACAGTAACCGCTCATAAAATCTTTGCCTTCCCTACTGTTCCTTTAGCAATGGGAGAAAATACGATTACAGCTATCGGTTATAAGAACGGCGAAGAACAATTTATAGAAAGCATTACTTTAAACCGAGTAACGGAACCGAATCCAGATTATACTGTAAAAGATGAAGCGGAAGGAGAAGGCGCTGATAATTGGTTTGTAGAAAAAGAAGATGGAACCGTTGGCTTTTTCGAATTTCCAGAAGGATTTTTCTCCATTCATGATACGATTGAAGAGATTACCGCTACTGATGAAGGAATGGATTTTATGTTATCTCTTCTGAGTACAACTCCTATCCAAGGAAACCAGAAAGAACTTCTGGATTACTTAAAAGGATATACGGTAAAAGCTCTCTTGAAATTAACAAGTGGCGATGGAGCAAAACCTGAAACACTACTGATGATTAACGAAGCTTTAAATAAATTACCAAAAGCTCCACAGAACAAATAA
- a CDS encoding G5 domain-containing protein: MKKKIKKSLAGLSILILLSIVNVRTNFPGWLSADLKPVSVSAANTEQPFLQYSTHVQSYGWQKPVNSGTSGTTGKAKRLEGIKMAITDTTLSGLIEYRTHVEKYGWMNWKSNNDLSGTTGESKRLEAIEIRLTDDLASQYDIYYRVHAEKFGWLDWTKNGEAAGTAGYAYRLEAIEMKLIKKGETAPSTNGNSFKEYVKVPSVSYQTHVQSIGWQKSKKDGQMSGTSGLAKRLEGIKIGLSNTPYTGGIKYRTHVQSYGWMNWANNLSMSGTSGQAKRLEAIEIQLTGEMAQHFDVYYRVHAQSFGWLGWAKNGAPAGSAGYSKRLEGIEIKLVTKGGPAPGSTSNQYKDIKGKIEKKTIKVKEKEVDFKVTEEKDADLLKDEKVVSKKGVKGFDTVSYQVTYLNGKETERKEVSRKTTKPINQIIKVGTKVASVKNEIKQENQLEFKVVEEDDDTLLIGKTKTTQEGKKGFDTVIYNVTYTNGKETSRKEVSRKTTNPINQIIKVGTMTITTKEENRNENEVAFEIIEEKDNTLEVGKTTIVQKGKNGFDTVVYDVTYTNGKETSKKEITRVTTEPLNQIVKVGSMVITLEQEIMQENVVDFQVIEEEDNTLETGKTVVTQEGQNGFDKVTIEVTYKNGKETNRKEISREKINPINKILRKGTKILVDSIEIKNVTDTIHIGDSVQIESKIQPDNATDKLVVWSSSNENIATVNNQGLVSTLNIGTVTITVSTKDGTVSNSIVLNILPIEVKSIALDKEAITLTEGENFTFISTVLPENATNKSLTWTSSDENIVKVDPFGLVTALNAGEATLSVSSYDGKIVTHVKVTVIEPTVSSVEEMVVYLIQYDTYTLPTMTHALMSNDTYKEVFVDWSTTEIDTNTLGEKVYTGLIDGYDKGLILKIIVSEYDPNIYTNAYSGITINNLSKSISISLQNNGQKEIQINKIELYERGKLYSTYTPERLEQSGIASTVLSGQNWGITISSKLGVWIDNSYVKFYIEANGKEYTYENHLDR, from the coding sequence ATGAAGAAAAAGATCAAGAAAAGTTTGGCTGGTTTAAGTATACTTATTTTATTATCGATTGTGAATGTTAGAACAAACTTTCCAGGATGGTTATCTGCTGATTTAAAGCCAGTATCTGTATCAGCTGCTAACACAGAACAACCATTCTTACAATATTCTACACATGTTCAATCATATGGTTGGCAAAAACCTGTAAATAGTGGAACTAGCGGTACGACTGGTAAGGCTAAACGGTTAGAAGGAATTAAAATGGCTATAACAGATACTACCCTTTCTGGATTAATTGAATATCGTACCCATGTTGAAAAATATGGTTGGATGAACTGGAAGAGTAATAACGACTTAAGTGGTACAACAGGTGAATCAAAACGATTAGAAGCAATTGAAATTCGTTTGACAGATGACCTTGCTTCTCAATACGATATCTATTATCGTGTTCATGCAGAAAAATTTGGCTGGCTGGATTGGACTAAAAACGGAGAAGCAGCTGGAACTGCTGGCTATGCTTATCGCTTAGAAGCAATTGAAATGAAACTCATTAAAAAAGGAGAAACAGCTCCTTCTACTAACGGTAACTCTTTTAAAGAATATGTAAAAGTTCCTTCTGTTTCTTATCAAACTCATGTCCAATCTATTGGATGGCAAAAATCTAAAAAAGATGGGCAAATGAGCGGTACATCGGGATTAGCAAAAAGACTAGAAGGGATCAAAATTGGCCTATCTAATACACCTTACACAGGTGGAATTAAATATCGCACACACGTTCAATCATATGGCTGGATGAACTGGGCAAATAATCTTTCTATGAGTGGTACTTCAGGACAAGCAAAACGACTAGAAGCAATCGAAATTCAATTGACTGGTGAAATGGCACAACACTTTGATGTTTACTATCGTGTTCATGCACAATCATTCGGTTGGTTGGGTTGGGCTAAAAATGGTGCCCCCGCAGGAAGTGCTGGCTATTCAAAACGTCTGGAAGGGATAGAAATTAAATTAGTCACAAAAGGTGGCCCTGCTCCAGGAAGTACTTCAAACCAATATAAAGACATAAAAGGAAAAATTGAAAAGAAAACAATAAAAGTAAAAGAAAAAGAAGTGGATTTCAAAGTAACAGAAGAAAAAGACGCTGACTTATTAAAAGATGAAAAAGTTGTTTCCAAAAAAGGAGTAAAAGGTTTCGATACTGTATCCTACCAAGTAACTTATCTAAATGGGAAAGAAACTGAACGGAAAGAGGTTTCTAGAAAAACAACAAAACCAATCAATCAAATTATTAAAGTTGGAACGAAGGTAGCTAGTGTTAAAAATGAAATAAAACAAGAAAATCAATTAGAATTCAAGGTTGTTGAAGAAGACGATGATACTCTTCTAATAGGCAAAACAAAAACTACTCAAGAAGGTAAAAAAGGTTTTGATACAGTTATTTATAATGTTACTTATACGAATGGAAAAGAAACTTCCCGTAAAGAGGTTTCTAGAAAAACAACAAATCCTATCAATCAAATTATAAAAGTTGGAACGATGACTATTACTACAAAAGAAGAAAATAGAAATGAAAATGAAGTAGCTTTTGAAATTATCGAAGAAAAAGATAATACTCTTGAAGTAGGAAAAACTACAATAGTTCAAAAAGGTAAAAATGGTTTTGATACGGTCGTTTATGATGTAACCTATACGAACGGAAAAGAAACGAGCAAAAAAGAAATTACTAGGGTCACGACAGAACCATTAAATCAAATTGTTAAAGTAGGATCAATGGTGATTACTCTAGAACAAGAAATCATGCAGGAAAATGTAGTAGATTTCCAAGTTATTGAAGAAGAGGACAATACATTAGAAACAGGCAAAACAGTTGTTACTCAAGAAGGTCAGAATGGCTTTGATAAAGTAACAATCGAAGTAACTTATAAGAATGGAAAAGAAACAAATCGAAAAGAAATTAGTCGAGAAAAAATAAATCCTATCAATAAAATTTTACGAAAAGGAACTAAAATTCTTGTCGATTCAATTGAAATAAAAAATGTTACAGATACAATTCACATTGGTGATAGCGTACAAATTGAGTCTAAAATACAGCCAGATAACGCTACTGATAAATTAGTAGTATGGAGTTCTTCTAATGAAAATATCGCAACAGTAAATAATCAAGGTCTGGTTTCAACATTAAATATTGGAACTGTAACAATTACTGTGTCTACAAAAGACGGAACAGTTTCTAATTCTATTGTTTTAAATATTTTACCAATTGAAGTAAAATCAATTGCTTTAGATAAAGAAGCAATTACTTTGACTGAAGGTGAAAATTTCACATTCATATCAACTGTTCTTCCAGAAAATGCAACAAATAAATCATTGACATGGACTTCATCAGATGAAAATATAGTAAAAGTGGATCCTTTTGGATTAGTAACAGCCCTTAACGCAGGAGAAGCTACTTTATCAGTTTCATCATATGATGGAAAAATAGTTACTCATGTAAAGGTAACTGTAATTGAACCTACTGTTTCATCTGTCGAAGAAATGGTTGTATACTTAATACAATATGACACTTATACTTTACCAACAATGACACACGCACTAATGAGTAATGATACATATAAAGAAGTTTTTGTTGACTGGAGTACTACTGAAATCGATACAAACACATTAGGTGAAAAAGTTTATACTGGATTAATAGATGGCTACGATAAAGGCTTAATTCTTAAAATAATTGTTTCAGAATATGATCCAAATATCTATACAAATGCGTATTCAGGTATTACTATAAATAATCTTAGCAAGTCTATTTCAATCTCTCTACAAAATAATGGCCAAAAAGAAATACAAATAAATAAAATTGAACTATATGAACGTGGGAAACTCTATTCAACTTATACTCCTGAACGTTTAGAGCAGTCAGGAATCGCAAGTACAGTTCTCTCTGGTCAGAATTGGGGCATTACGATTTCATCTAAATTAGGAGTTTGGATTGATAATAGTTATGTGAAATTTTATATAGAAGCAAATGGTAAAGAGTATACATATGAAAATCATTTAGATAGATAG
- the map gene encoding type I methionyl aminopeptidase: MITLKSPREIEAMKESGKILADIHVALRDFIKPGITTMEINNFVQKRIEEAGAIPEQIGFEGYEFATCTSVNDEICHGFPLKDEVLKDGDLIKVDTVVNYKGAMADSCWSYVVGQPNDQLKHLMDVTKKALYLGIEQAMPGNRIGDISHAIQTYVEGEGFSVVREFIGHGIGPTMHESPSVPHYGEAGRGLRLKEGMTITIEPMVNTGTWKSKMDKNGWTARTKDAGLSCQFEHTIAITKEGPVITTEQD; encoded by the coding sequence ATGATCACATTAAAATCACCACGCGAAATAGAAGCGATGAAAGAATCGGGGAAAATTCTTGCCGATATTCATGTAGCTTTACGAGACTTTATTAAACCAGGTATCACAACGATGGAAATAAATAATTTCGTCCAAAAAAGAATTGAAGAGGCAGGCGCAATTCCTGAGCAAATTGGTTTTGAAGGATATGAATTTGCGACTTGTACGAGTGTCAATGATGAAATTTGTCATGGCTTCCCTTTAAAAGATGAAGTATTAAAAGACGGTGACTTGATCAAAGTCGATACCGTTGTGAATTACAAAGGCGCTATGGCCGACTCTTGCTGGAGTTATGTTGTAGGCCAACCAAATGACCAGTTGAAACATTTGATGGACGTTACTAAAAAAGCATTGTACCTAGGAATTGAACAAGCAATGCCAGGAAATCGAATTGGGGACATTAGCCATGCCATTCAGACTTATGTAGAAGGAGAAGGCTTTTCTGTTGTCCGTGAATTCATTGGACATGGAATAGGACCTACGATGCACGAAAGTCCGTCTGTGCCTCATTATGGCGAAGCAGGTAGAGGTCTTCGTTTGAAAGAAGGAATGACCATTACAATCGAACCCATGGTAAATACGGGTACTTGGAAATCAAAAATGGATAAAAACGGTTGGACGGCCCGCACAAAAGATGCTGGCTTAAGTTGTCAGTTTGAACATACCATTGCGATTACAAAAGAGGGTCCTGTTATTACTACCGAACAAGACTAA
- a CDS encoding MFS transporter, whose amino-acid sequence MKKKKVNDMDHSVNSSSSNRAQLNRAKIWQIAFFAANNLATNCYAVLMIYVSYFANGVAGFAISTVAILLTSLRIFDGITDPIVGALIDRTNGKLGKFRPFMIVGNLILMASISSLFYITPTITNGTTRLLFFIIIYMIYVVGYTLQTAVTKAGQSVLTSDPKQRPLFALFDTLMVLAVFGLVPVYVSTVLAKKYGGLGTIELFHDMVPKVIIFSAICTVIAVIGIWSKDRKEFFGTGVNPKVKMKDYLDVIKKNRALQMLIIAATSDKLALGVATNATVGIMLYGIFFGDYALAGLLSLAGLVGGVLITIVGVTIARKIDQKRAYVTFTKLALTCYSIIAVLLLFSNPGDISFTNFGLPTILFLIFYIVGYGSYMVAGNLSIPMIADCTDYETYLSGRYIPGMIGTLFSFVDKLLNSLSSSIVGFSVILIGFKILPDLDTPFTNSIKYLAIFLFCGLPILAWITSIIAMKHYPLDQEMMEKVQIKILETKKQALAEEEL is encoded by the coding sequence ATGAAAAAGAAAAAGGTGAATGATATGGATCACTCCGTGAATAGTAGTTCTTCTAATCGTGCTCAATTAAACCGTGCTAAAATTTGGCAAATCGCATTTTTTGCAGCCAATAATCTTGCTACAAACTGTTATGCCGTATTAATGATTTATGTTTCTTATTTTGCAAATGGCGTAGCTGGTTTTGCTATTTCAACCGTTGCTATTTTACTTACTTCCTTACGTATTTTTGATGGAATTACCGATCCAATTGTAGGCGCTCTTATAGACCGTACCAACGGAAAGTTAGGGAAATTCAGACCCTTTATGATTGTAGGAAACTTAATTCTGATGGCGAGTATTTCTTCCCTCTTTTATATTACTCCTACCATTACAAATGGAACAACTCGTTTACTATTTTTCATCATCATTTATATGATTTATGTGGTCGGTTACACGTTACAAACCGCTGTAACAAAAGCTGGACAAAGTGTCTTAACTAGTGATCCAAAACAACGTCCTTTGTTTGCTCTTTTTGATACCTTAATGGTATTAGCCGTATTTGGATTAGTACCTGTCTACGTTTCTACTGTGCTTGCTAAAAAATATGGTGGCTTAGGAACCATCGAACTTTTCCATGATATGGTCCCCAAAGTCATTATTTTCTCAGCTATCTGTACCGTTATTGCTGTGATTGGAATTTGGTCCAAAGACCGAAAAGAATTTTTTGGAACGGGTGTTAATCCAAAAGTAAAAATGAAAGATTACTTAGACGTTATCAAAAAGAACCGTGCATTGCAAATGCTCATCATTGCTGCAACTAGTGACAAACTAGCTCTTGGTGTCGCAACGAACGCTACAGTTGGAATCATGCTTTATGGAATCTTCTTTGGGGACTATGCCCTTGCAGGTCTTCTATCCTTAGCTGGTCTAGTCGGTGGTGTCTTGATTACAATTGTTGGGGTGACGATTGCTAGGAAAATTGACCAAAAAAGAGCCTATGTTACGTTTACTAAATTAGCTTTGACTTGTTATTCGATCATTGCTGTATTGCTGCTTTTCTCTAACCCGGGTGATATTTCTTTTACAAACTTTGGACTGCCAACTATTTTATTCTTAATTTTCTATATTGTTGGATATGGTAGTTACATGGTCGCAGGTAATCTTTCTATTCCGATGATTGCCGATTGTACGGACTACGAGACTTATTTAAGTGGACGCTACATCCCTGGTATGATTGGAACGTTGTTTTCTTTTGTAGATAAATTATTGAACTCCTTGAGTTCTTCTATTGTAGGATTCTCTGTAATCTTAATTGGTTTCAAAATTTTGCCTGACTTAGATACTCCCTTTACAAATAGTATCAAATATTTAGCTATTTTCTTATTCTGTGGATTACCAATCCTTGCATGGATTACTTCTATCATTGCGATGAAACATTATCCATTGGATCAAGAAATGATGGAAAAAGTACAAATCAAGATTCTAGAAACAAAAAAACAAGCGCTTGCTGAGGAGGAACTATGA
- a CDS encoding carboxylate--amine ligase, with protein sequence MADSPKFIPILLGSDINAYGMARSFHQEYKIKSEAIGSKQLAATRFSHIVKVKIVPDFNEEEVFIETLTNLAINRYNDPNITYLLIPCGDSYAELVSKYQKTLSQWFSFPAIDHDLLLKLSDKVSFYNICEEYGLPYPTTYIVDKEMYDQKTYLNPLPFDFPIAIKPTDSVEYLNIHFEGKKKAYIIEGKAEYDLVVDRIYQSGYTKELIIQEFVAGDDSNMRVLNAYVDSNHQVRMMFLGQPLLEDPFPASIGNYVAILPDDHDEIYQNLKRFLEDIQYTGFANIDMKYDPKDGRFKLFEINLRQGRSSFFVTLNGINLAKLIIDEFVYQTPFTGTVYGRRNDDQKFWLGVPTRVFKKYAADNPQKEKALELMKKGKVGTTVFYPKDYSLTHFSLMVYMFYRYNDRFDTFFKSK encoded by the coding sequence ATGGCAGACAGCCCAAAGTTCATACCAATTTTATTAGGTAGTGACATTAATGCATATGGCATGGCACGCTCTTTTCATCAAGAGTACAAGATTAAAAGTGAAGCCATCGGTTCCAAACAATTAGCTGCAACTCGATTCAGCCATATCGTAAAAGTAAAGATTGTTCCTGATTTTAATGAAGAAGAGGTATTTATTGAAACTCTTACCAACCTTGCGATTAATCGGTATAACGATCCGAACATAACCTACTTGTTGATTCCTTGTGGGGATAGCTATGCAGAACTAGTTTCTAAATATCAAAAAACTCTCTCTCAATGGTTTTCATTCCCAGCGATTGATCATGATCTTCTTTTAAAATTGAGCGATAAAGTTAGTTTTTATAATATTTGTGAAGAGTATGGTCTTCCTTATCCGACAACGTATATTGTAGACAAAGAAATGTATGATCAGAAGACGTACTTGAATCCTTTGCCGTTTGATTTTCCTATTGCGATTAAACCAACGGATAGCGTTGAGTATTTGAATATTCATTTTGAAGGTAAAAAGAAAGCGTATATTATAGAAGGTAAAGCAGAATATGATTTGGTTGTAGACCGTATTTATCAATCGGGCTATACCAAAGAGTTAATCATTCAAGAATTTGTTGCCGGTGATGATAGTAACATGCGCGTGTTAAACGCTTATGTGGATTCTAATCATCAGGTACGGATGATGTTCTTGGGACAACCTTTATTGGAAGATCCTTTCCCAGCCTCTATTGGAAATTATGTAGCCATTCTTCCGGACGATCATGATGAAATATACCAAAACTTAAAACGGTTTTTGGAAGATATTCAGTATACGGGCTTTGCTAATATCGATATGAAATATGATCCCAAAGACGGTCGCTTCAAATTGTTTGAAATTAACTTGCGTCAAGGAAGAAGTAGTTTCTTTGTTACGTTAAATGGTATCAACTTAGCCAAACTAATCATAGATGAATTTGTGTATCAAACACCCTTTACAGGAACGGTATACGGACGTAGAAACGATGATCAGAAATTTTGGTTAGGTGTACCCACAAGAGTATTCAAGAAATATGCAGCTGATAATCCTCAAAAAGAAAAAGCACTCGAATTAATGAAAAAAGGAAAAGTTGGAACAACTGTATTCTATCCGAAAGATTATTCATTGACTCATTTTTCCTTGATGGTTTACATGTTTTATAGGTATAACGATCGATTTGATACTTTCTTTAAATCTAAATAA
- a CDS encoding AraC family transcriptional regulator: MDKTVLTGIENESSFESFYYLTYIGDHKIKQVQEHQHDFYEFLFYMSGDVEYKVEEEIYNLFYGEIIVIPPHTTHAATIKVDKNYRRYVLWLKEEFINQILEADSTMNYIFEYMERLQTYRIKLMPKDVLSFIESFAEVMEKQLHAEFGHIIKQTSIFYDVFYRLNKLVYEKDQVNQETEEKELHVQISDYIKDHLIEDLSLDLIADHFFLSKYHISHIFKEKMSISIYKYILIRRLELGKALILSGEAVTKVHESCGFKDYVTFYRAFKKRYAMSPSVYVKENQTPMREK; this comes from the coding sequence ATGGACAAAACGGTGCTAACCGGTATAGAAAATGAATCTTCTTTTGAATCATTCTATTATCTAACCTATATTGGAGATCATAAAATCAAGCAAGTACAGGAACACCAACATGATTTTTATGAGTTCTTATTTTATATGAGTGGTGATGTAGAATATAAAGTAGAAGAAGAGATTTATAATTTATTTTACGGAGAAATTATCGTAATTCCTCCTCACACTACTCATGCAGCAACCATTAAAGTAGATAAAAATTATCGAAGATATGTGTTGTGGCTGAAAGAAGAGTTTATCAATCAAATATTAGAAGCAGACTCTACTATGAATTATATTTTTGAATACATGGAAAGACTTCAAACGTATCGTATAAAATTAATGCCTAAAGATGTCTTGAGTTTCATCGAATCTTTTGCTGAAGTAATGGAAAAACAACTTCATGCGGAATTTGGTCATATTATCAAACAAACTTCCATTTTCTATGATGTGTTTTATCGTTTAAATAAACTTGTTTATGAAAAGGACCAAGTAAACCAAGAAACAGAAGAAAAAGAGTTACATGTACAAATTTCCGACTATATTAAAGATCATCTCATTGAAGATTTATCTTTAGATTTAATAGCCGATCACTTTTTCTTAAGTAAGTACCACATCAGTCATATTTTCAAAGAAAAGATGAGTATATCTATCTATAAATATATTCTCATTCGAAGACTAGAACTAGGAAAAGCACTAATTCTTTCTGGAGAAGCCGTTACAAAAGTACATGAAAGTTGTGGATTTAAAGACTACGTAACCTTCTATCGAGCATTCAAAAAACGCTATGCCATGTCTCCTAGTGTTTATGTGAAGGAGAATCAGACTCCAATGAGAGAAAAGTAA